One genomic window of Luteitalea pratensis includes the following:
- a CDS encoding winged helix-turn-helix domain-containing protein: protein MRNHASTQGPIRFGSFLFDPRSGDLAGDGVTCRLSDQPLALLMALLEQPGQLVTREELRQRLWPDGTFVDFDHGLNSAVSRLREALKDSAATPRFVETVPRRGYRLLVPVDVPERDIDAATSEAPPPERVDEPSTAVASAPRQSRWLWTAGAAIVVLAAVAWFAPRLRTGTGPEPLPVRLLTVTSFPGSEGGPPSLSPDGNFVAFNWTGPDFSAPSDLWVKAVESDALTRLTNTPNTTEVFPAWSPDGRLIAFGSGQAGVSAGIHVISPLGGTARKIIDSGVGATWLPDSRSLVYFDRTDKGLALFHHVLATGAHRQLTTPPAGFNDRDPKVSPDGRNVAFVRTAGSGAFGGASKAALFVVPTAGGEPVRLDDWVGAVVAPVWTPDSREILFTRRTAADFTAFRVAVSGGPATPAVGLPSGAYQLSTSGYRRDGTFRVAVVDAQSDVGLRMIDLQGPQPDGRVTAWTTFCDSTRRDWPGRFSRDGTQVTFTSDRDGQARAYMASRDGSRLRTVTDIEGMSVGLASWSPDGRSLVFDAVDGENLTDLFVTGIEDRPLIRLTHDEHREINPEWSRDGRWIYYESYASGRPEIWRIAAAGGTAVQLTTQEGIDPRESPDGRSVYFLQRGSGPFASGTLKRLSLDNGNVANVLSGIYPGRWDVVDDGIVFLTGASGLSPDPAKPDALEFYNFKDGRTRRLGELPFPVMSRGYSPPRVLAVSPDGRWALLAHMDHWARDIIVADNYR, encoded by the coding sequence ATGCGGAATCACGCTTCTACGCAGGGCCCGATTCGCTTCGGTTCATTCCTGTTCGACCCGAGGTCCGGGGACCTGGCCGGCGACGGCGTTACCTGCCGCCTGTCGGACCAGCCGCTCGCGCTCCTGATGGCGCTCCTCGAACAACCCGGCCAGCTGGTCACCCGCGAGGAGCTCCGCCAGCGCCTGTGGCCGGACGGCACCTTCGTCGACTTCGATCACGGATTGAACTCGGCTGTGAGCCGGCTACGCGAGGCGCTGAAGGATTCGGCCGCCACTCCGCGCTTCGTCGAGACGGTGCCACGCCGGGGCTATCGACTCCTCGTGCCCGTGGACGTTCCGGAGCGCGACATCGATGCCGCGACATCGGAAGCCCCGCCTCCTGAACGTGTCGACGAACCGTCGACTGCCGTCGCGTCGGCGCCGCGACAGTCACGATGGCTATGGACGGCCGGTGCCGCGATCGTCGTGCTGGCCGCGGTCGCGTGGTTCGCTCCTCGCCTTCGAACGGGCACGGGTCCGGAGCCACTGCCGGTCCGCCTTCTTACCGTGACCTCTTTCCCGGGCTCCGAGGGAGGACCGCCGTCGCTGTCGCCCGATGGCAACTTCGTGGCGTTCAACTGGACGGGGCCCGATTTCAGCGCACCTAGCGACCTGTGGGTGAAGGCAGTCGAAAGCGACGCGCTGACGCGGCTGACCAACACGCCGAACACCACCGAGGTCTTCCCCGCCTGGTCGCCGGATGGTCGGCTCATCGCCTTCGGTTCGGGTCAAGCCGGCGTCAGCGCAGGCATCCATGTGATCTCTCCGCTCGGAGGAACGGCACGGAAGATCATCGATTCAGGCGTCGGGGCGACGTGGCTGCCCGATTCGCGGTCGCTCGTGTACTTTGATCGCACCGACAAGGGTTTGGCGCTGTTTCACCACGTCCTCGCGACCGGCGCGCATCGACAATTGACGACGCCGCCCGCTGGATTCAACGACCGCGATCCCAAGGTGTCGCCTGATGGCCGGAACGTGGCCTTCGTCCGAACGGCCGGGTCTGGCGCGTTTGGTGGCGCGTCGAAGGCCGCGCTGTTCGTGGTGCCAACCGCGGGTGGCGAACCGGTGCGCCTGGACGACTGGGTAGGGGCTGTCGTCGCGCCAGTCTGGACGCCCGACAGCCGCGAGATCCTGTTCACACGAAGGACCGCTGCCGATTTCACGGCGTTTCGCGTCGCGGTCTCTGGCGGCCCGGCGACGCCAGCAGTGGGCTTGCCGAGCGGCGCCTATCAGCTCTCGACGTCAGGATACCGGCGCGACGGAACCTTCCGCGTCGCGGTCGTCGACGCCCAATCGGACGTGGGACTGCGAATGATCGACCTCCAGGGCCCGCAGCCGGATGGTCGTGTCACGGCCTGGACCACGTTCTGTGACTCGACGCGGCGCGACTGGCCGGGGCGGTTCTCGCGCGACGGTACGCAGGTCACGTTCACGTCGGACCGTGATGGCCAGGCGCGGGCCTATATGGCCAGCCGTGACGGCTCGCGATTGCGAACCGTCACGGATATCGAGGGGATGTCGGTCGGGTTGGCCTCGTGGTCGCCAGACGGACGGTCCCTGGTGTTCGACGCAGTGGACGGCGAGAATCTCACCGATCTCTTCGTCACAGGCATCGAGGACAGACCGCTCATCCGCCTGACTCACGACGAGCATCGCGAGATCAACCCGGAGTGGTCCCGGGACGGACGGTGGATCTACTACGAATCGTACGCGTCTGGTCGGCCGGAGATCTGGAGGATCGCCGCCGCAGGTGGAACAGCCGTCCAGCTCACCACGCAGGAGGGCATCGACCCTCGCGAGTCTCCCGATGGGCGCAGCGTCTATTTTCTCCAACGCGGCTCGGGACCATTCGCGTCAGGCACGCTCAAACGCCTGAGTCTCGATAACGGAAATGTCGCCAACGTGTTGTCCGGCATCTATCCGGGCCGGTGGGACGTCGTCGATGACGGCATCGTGTTCCTGACGGGCGCAAGTGGATTGAGTCCGGATCCGGCGAAACCTGATGCGCTCGAGTTCTACAATTTCAAGGATGGTCGCACCCGCCGATTAGGCGAGCTACCGTTCCCGGTGATGAGTCGCGGTTACAGTCCTCCACGCGTGCTCGCCGTGTCGCCGGATGGGCGATGGGCCCTGCTCGCCCACATGGATCACTGGGCGCGCGACATCATCGTGGCCGACAACTATCGATGA
- a CDS encoding FtsX-like permease family protein — MLKAEYELPENRYPRVLRDFPRWAEVGAFNDALLRRVAALPGVEAVAVASDHPLAAGFTNSFTVVGREGEARNWPEISIRSVSAGYARVTGLALVAGRHLQPADTADAPAVLVINETARRLFFPTQDPLGQQIAFWGTPRTIVGVVADEKMHGLAQAAPPAAYAPVGQLPLADTLLVRTKGDPAAFAPQVRGVVREIDPGLAVFGVEPLRQTMSASLAQERFTTTLLGLFAALTLGLASLGVYGVLSHGVAQRAREIGLRLALGAHPSGVVRLVMREGLVLAVAGMAVGLAAAVLLGSAIKVLLFGVGATDVATFTLSPLVIVASALVAAYVPARRAARVEPAVVLHLN; from the coding sequence GTGCTGAAGGCGGAGTACGAGCTTCCGGAGAACAGGTACCCACGCGTCCTGCGGGACTTCCCGCGCTGGGCGGAAGTGGGCGCCTTCAACGACGCACTGCTGCGCAGGGTCGCGGCGCTGCCCGGCGTCGAGGCCGTAGCCGTGGCCAGCGATCATCCGCTTGCCGCAGGCTTCACGAACTCGTTCACGGTCGTCGGACGCGAGGGCGAGGCACGCAACTGGCCGGAGATCTCGATCAGGAGCGTGAGCGCCGGCTACGCGCGCGTCACCGGACTCGCGCTCGTGGCCGGACGCCATCTGCAGCCGGCCGACACGGCGGACGCGCCCGCCGTGCTCGTCATCAACGAGACCGCGCGTCGCCTGTTCTTCCCGACGCAGGACCCGTTGGGCCAGCAAATTGCGTTCTGGGGCACACCCCGCACCATCGTCGGCGTCGTCGCCGACGAGAAGATGCACGGCCTCGCCCAGGCGGCGCCGCCAGCCGCCTACGCGCCTGTGGGCCAGCTGCCGCTGGCAGACACGCTGCTCGTGCGCACCAAGGGCGATCCGGCGGCGTTCGCGCCACAGGTGCGTGGCGTGGTCAGGGAGATCGACCCCGGCCTGGCAGTCTTCGGTGTCGAGCCGCTCCGTCAGACCATGTCGGCCTCCCTGGCGCAGGAGCGGTTCACGACAACGCTGTTGGGGCTGTTCGCGGCATTGACACTGGGGCTCGCCTCGCTAGGCGTCTACGGCGTGCTGAGCCACGGCGTTGCGCAGCGCGCCCGCGAGATCGGGCTGCGTCTCGCGCTGGGCGCCCATCCGTCAGGCGTGGTCCGCCTCGTCATGCGCGAAGGCCTCGTGCTTGCCGTCGCGGGGATGGCGGTGGGCCTGGCCGCGGCGGTCCTCCTCGGCAGCGCCATCAAGGTCCTGCTGTTCGGTGTGGGTGCAACCGATGTGGCTACCTTCACGCTGTCGCCACTGGTCATCGTGGCCAGCGCGCTGGTGGCAGCGTACGTACCCGCGCGACGCGCCGCCCGGGTGGAACCGGCAGTCGTGCTGCACCTGAATTGA
- a CDS encoding ATP-dependent DNA ligase, producing MSGDSGPGFNAAPAADDMPEWLEPMAATLTQERFGAGGDWVFERKFDGIRLLAYKRGSDIRLYSRNRLPQNLPGVARAIASLPLEDVILDGEVTWDGHSGYHVFDILWMDGQRLTMLPLEERRALLEALPFEEPMRRVELLDDADPWDRARRERWEGVIAKRRGSPYEHRRSRHWLKLKCEFSQEFVVGGFTDPQGARVGLGALLVGYHDGADLVFAGKIGTGFDTKLLLDLRHRLDAIGLENSPFTRAVGLPRVRVHWVSPQIVVQVAFIEWTPNDKLRHPRLIGVRFDKDPRDVVRDHA from the coding sequence GTGTCAGGTGACTCCGGACCTGGATTCAACGCGGCGCCCGCTGCCGACGACATGCCCGAGTGGCTCGAGCCGATGGCCGCCACGCTCACGCAGGAGCGCTTCGGCGCGGGCGGCGACTGGGTGTTCGAGCGCAAGTTCGACGGCATCCGGCTCCTTGCCTACAAGCGCGGCAGTGATATCCGTCTGTACTCGCGCAATCGCCTCCCCCAGAACCTGCCCGGCGTGGCCCGGGCCATCGCCAGCCTTCCTCTGGAGGACGTGATCCTCGACGGCGAGGTAACGTGGGACGGCCACAGCGGCTACCACGTCTTCGACATCCTGTGGATGGACGGCCAACGCCTGACGATGCTGCCGTTGGAGGAGCGGCGCGCCCTGCTGGAGGCGCTGCCATTCGAGGAGCCGATGCGACGCGTCGAACTGCTCGACGACGCCGATCCGTGGGACCGCGCACGGCGGGAGCGATGGGAGGGCGTGATCGCCAAACGGCGAGGCTCACCGTACGAGCACCGCCGCTCCAGGCACTGGCTGAAGTTGAAGTGCGAGTTCTCGCAGGAGTTCGTGGTCGGAGGCTTCACCGATCCACAGGGCGCGCGGGTCGGCCTCGGCGCGCTGCTCGTCGGCTACCACGATGGGGCCGACCTCGTGTTTGCCGGCAAGATCGGCACGGGCTTCGACACGAAATTGCTACTCGATCTTCGCCACCGCCTCGACGCCATTGGTCTCGAGAACAGCCCGTTCACTCGGGCGGTCGGCCTGCCGCGTGTGCGCGTGCACTGGGTCAGCCCGCAGATCGTGGTGCAGGTGGCGTTCATCGAGTGGACGCCCAACGACAAGCTGCGTCACCCGAGGCTGATCGGCGTCCGCTTCGACAAGGACCCTCGAGACGTGGTCAGGGATCACGCGTGA
- a CDS encoding acyl-CoA dehydrogenase family protein: MYRLNDEQQQIVATAAAVADRDLAPRAASVDRDAAFPADSIAALGASGLLGLTVAKTHGGLGQGPRTVAAVIDAVAQRCPSTAMVYLMHLCGVACYTAAPDKTAPLLEAAAAGRHISTLAFSEKGSRSHFWAPVSRASASGNGAVSINAQKSFVTSAGHADGYVVSTQSAGATQPLESSIYVVLKEDAGVAVSGPWRGLGLRGNASAPMTLSNVSVGADRALTADGKGLDMMLGVVLPLFQVGSAAVGIGIAEAAVNATIGHVTHTRFEQSNSSLADLPTLRAQIARMRIDTDRARAHLGAVLDSLESPGPATQLMVLEAKASGTETAVAVTDMAMRACGGAAFGGAHGIERLFRDARAPIVMAPTSEVAYEFIGRALCGLEVF, encoded by the coding sequence GTGTATCGATTGAATGACGAGCAGCAGCAGATCGTTGCCACCGCGGCCGCGGTCGCCGACAGGGATCTCGCGCCGCGGGCGGCGAGCGTCGATCGCGACGCGGCGTTCCCGGCCGACTCGATTGCCGCGCTCGGCGCGAGCGGGCTTCTCGGCTTGACTGTGGCGAAGACGCATGGCGGGCTCGGCCAGGGTCCGCGAACCGTCGCCGCAGTGATCGACGCGGTGGCGCAGCGCTGCCCATCCACCGCGATGGTCTACCTGATGCACCTGTGCGGCGTCGCCTGCTACACCGCCGCACCGGACAAGACTGCGCCGCTGCTCGAGGCCGCTGCCGCAGGCCGACACATCTCGACGCTCGCCTTCAGCGAGAAGGGATCGCGCAGCCACTTCTGGGCGCCGGTGAGCCGCGCCAGCGCTTCCGGCAACGGCGCCGTGTCGATCAACGCCCAGAAGTCATTCGTCACGTCGGCCGGCCACGCCGACGGCTACGTCGTGTCGACACAGTCGGCCGGCGCGACGCAACCGCTCGAGAGCTCGATCTACGTCGTCCTCAAGGAGGACGCGGGCGTGGCAGTGTCGGGGCCGTGGCGCGGACTCGGTCTCCGCGGCAACGCCAGCGCGCCGATGACGCTCTCGAACGTGTCGGTTGGCGCCGACCGCGCGCTCACGGCTGACGGCAAGGGGCTCGACATGATGCTCGGTGTCGTGCTGCCGCTTTTCCAGGTGGGATCGGCGGCGGTCGGCATCGGCATTGCCGAAGCGGCAGTGAATGCGACCATCGGCCACGTCACCCACACGCGGTTCGAGCAATCCAACAGTTCGCTGGCGGATCTGCCGACGCTACGCGCGCAAATCGCCAGGATGCGCATCGATACGGACCGTGCGCGGGCGCACCTCGGCGCCGTCCTCGATTCGCTGGAGTCGCCGGGTCCGGCAACCCAGTTGATGGTCCTCGAGGCCAAGGCCTCGGGCACCGAAACGGCGGTGGCGGTCACCGACATGGCGATGCGGGCGTGCGGCGGCGCGGCCTTCGGCGGGGCGCACGGCATCGAGCGGCTGTTCCGCGATGCACGCGCGCCGATCGTGATGGCGCCGACGAGCGAGGTCGCCTACGAGTTCATCGGCCGCGCCCTGTGCGGGCTGGAGGTGTTCTGA
- the ligD gene encoding non-homologous end-joining DNA ligase, protein MITHPDKVLFPDDGITKGDVAAYYEAMAPVILPHLRGRPITMERYPSGIGAKGFWQKHVSKGFPSWLQRVEVPKKDGVVHHPVVTDTESLLWITNQNTITQHVWASRLPDLNYPDLCVFDLDPSNDDVAEVRAAAIGLRDLLEKVGLPSWVKTTGSKGFHIVVPLDGKTTMGTAARFANAVGALFVGLVPDKLTQEFSKVDRLGRIYMDTGRNGYSATFAAPYTIRAKRGAPVSAPCTWEELERGAVNPGSFTLRNMPERMATVGDVWGDLHRRGRSLQRAMDKVKEFL, encoded by the coding sequence GTGATTACGCACCCCGACAAGGTGCTCTTCCCCGACGACGGGATCACCAAGGGTGATGTCGCGGCGTACTACGAAGCGATGGCGCCGGTGATCCTGCCCCACCTGCGTGGCCGGCCGATCACGATGGAACGGTATCCTTCCGGCATCGGCGCCAAGGGGTTCTGGCAGAAGCACGTCTCGAAGGGCTTTCCGTCGTGGCTGCAGCGGGTCGAGGTCCCGAAGAAGGATGGCGTGGTCCACCATCCGGTCGTGACCGACACGGAGTCGCTGCTGTGGATCACGAACCAGAATACGATCACGCAGCACGTCTGGGCGTCGCGCCTGCCCGATCTGAACTACCCGGACCTGTGCGTGTTCGATCTCGACCCGTCCAATGACGACGTCGCCGAGGTGCGTGCGGCCGCGATTGGCCTGCGCGATCTGCTCGAGAAGGTTGGCTTGCCGTCCTGGGTCAAGACCACCGGCTCGAAGGGCTTCCACATCGTCGTTCCGCTGGATGGCAAGACCACCATGGGCACGGCGGCGCGATTTGCCAATGCCGTCGGAGCGCTCTTCGTGGGCCTGGTTCCCGACAAGCTGACGCAGGAATTCAGCAAGGTCGATCGGCTCGGCCGGATCTACATGGACACGGGAAGAAACGGCTACAGCGCCACGTTCGCCGCCCCTTACACGATTCGTGCGAAGCGCGGCGCGCCGGTCTCCGCTCCGTGCACGTGGGAGGAACTCGAACGCGGTGCCGTGAACCCCGGATCGTTCACGCTCCGCAACATGCCCGAGCGGATGGCCACGGTCGGCGATGTCTGGGGCGACCTGCACCGCCGCGGCCGCTCGTTGCAGCGGGCCATGGACAAGGTGAAGGAGTTCCTGTAG
- a CDS encoding TonB-dependent receptor, whose translation MKHCVFGLAAVVSLHPAAALAQNVTGTILGTVRDATGAGVPDAQVTLTHTATGLARVIATGSSGDYAAPLLGTGVYSVTAQAPGFSQALVTGIQVSVDQTVRVDLSLEIGALTDSISVEATNPLVRRSSSDVSATLGMAEIQMLPLVTRNFVQLTRTIPGVARGVAGENLDGAGSVGWRNSASFTANGQRPRDNNFLLDGVDNNETWLNTVAIFPSVDALDEFKVRTSIYAAEFGRSTGGVVSLQTRSGANTFRGSGFGFLRDDRFDANDWFNNRAGRPRPDFGQHQFGGTLGGPLVKNRTFFFTDYQGTRIKQDLTLVSTVPSEAMRRGDFSEINRVIYDATTGLPFPGNVVPPGRLDETARRVVEQLYPLPNTTGQRASTGQTIDNYVINPTLRRRENQFDVRIDHALTTANRLFARYSAQYAEREIPPSLPQGDGGVGGGFGLPGVYDIDAGSLAVNDTHVFAPQWLNEFRLGWSSIDVGFAPFGFGQDTSEQLGIPGINLDERTSGMVTMSLPDMRGLGSGGGPLRLDMSALQLTDSVTHVRGRHTVKSGASLILRKRIVDTSGQIGLFAFNSSLTSSCAGRQGGCAPLPASGFSFADLVLGYPSLFNRGLLEAPYTERRPEWAGYLQDDFRVSGGLTLNLGVRWDLFVPYAEDDNRQSNFDTSTGQFVVASDDAVLAGVEVGRRLQTYSRTNFAPRMGFAHDVKGEGRTVVRGGFGMFWNSPFTGTSGSKGQNPPFLLAQTLTNPSPFVPTISLSSGRIPATPLTGGTSRSSFDPNFRDGYAQQWNLGVQHQIGRNSVVDVGYIGSRGRQLVVLVDVNQARATLGVANPNVNRPFFRVNPTLASVVQSTPKGTLDYHALQARFVRRFSDGLSVQTSYTFAKAIDLDSETDGLSRFPNSYDLTYNRGPANYDLRHVLTSNWIYVLPFARDTMLGGWQVSGILLVRSGYPFTVFQDSNPSSTVTAGFPLYRPDRIGPGHVENPTVDRWFAVEDFIRPTEPTATYGSSGRNILRGPGQFTIDASVGKLTRVGRVETEFRVEAFNLLNQPAFANPASTIGTGNVGTISSLLPFTPMRQLQFVLKARF comes from the coding sequence GTGAAGCACTGTGTGTTCGGTCTCGCCGCCGTTGTCTCTCTCCATCCCGCGGCTGCGCTTGCCCAGAACGTGACCGGCACGATCCTGGGAACCGTGCGCGACGCGACCGGCGCGGGCGTTCCGGACGCACAAGTCACGCTGACCCACACCGCCACGGGTCTCGCGCGCGTGATAGCCACCGGATCAAGCGGCGACTATGCCGCGCCGTTGCTGGGGACTGGCGTGTACTCCGTCACGGCCCAGGCGCCGGGTTTCAGTCAGGCGTTGGTGACGGGGATCCAGGTCTCTGTCGATCAGACGGTGCGCGTCGATCTGAGCCTCGAAATCGGCGCGCTCACCGATTCCATATCGGTCGAAGCGACCAACCCGCTCGTGCGCCGGTCCTCGTCGGACGTGAGTGCGACGCTCGGCATGGCGGAGATCCAGATGCTGCCGCTCGTCACGCGCAACTTCGTGCAGCTGACCCGCACCATTCCCGGCGTGGCGCGCGGCGTCGCGGGCGAGAACCTCGATGGAGCTGGCAGCGTCGGCTGGAGGAACTCGGCGTCCTTTACTGCGAACGGACAGCGTCCGCGCGACAACAACTTCCTCCTCGATGGCGTCGACAACAACGAGACGTGGCTGAACACGGTGGCGATCTTCCCCAGCGTGGACGCGCTGGACGAGTTCAAGGTCCGCACGAGCATCTATGCCGCCGAGTTCGGCCGTTCGACGGGTGGGGTCGTGAGCCTGCAGACCAGATCGGGCGCGAACACGTTCCGCGGGAGCGGCTTCGGGTTCCTCCGTGACGATCGGTTCGATGCGAACGACTGGTTCAACAACCGTGCCGGCCGGCCGAGACCCGACTTCGGCCAGCATCAATTCGGTGGCACGCTCGGCGGACCGCTCGTGAAGAACCGGACGTTCTTCTTCACCGACTACCAGGGCACCCGCATCAAGCAGGATCTGACCCTGGTCTCGACCGTGCCGAGCGAGGCCATGCGCCGCGGTGACTTCTCGGAAATCAATCGGGTCATCTACGACGCGACGACCGGGCTGCCGTTCCCCGGCAACGTCGTCCCTCCCGGACGGCTCGATGAAACGGCTCGCCGGGTCGTCGAACAACTCTATCCCCTCCCGAACACGACGGGACAGCGTGCGTCCACGGGCCAGACGATCGACAACTACGTGATCAACCCGACCCTGCGCCGGCGCGAGAATCAATTCGACGTCCGGATCGATCACGCCCTGACGACAGCGAATCGGTTGTTCGCCCGCTACAGCGCTCAGTACGCGGAGCGTGAGATCCCGCCCTCATTGCCGCAAGGTGATGGTGGAGTCGGTGGTGGATTCGGGCTTCCCGGTGTGTACGATATCGATGCCGGCAGTCTCGCCGTCAACGACACGCACGTCTTTGCCCCCCAATGGCTCAACGAGTTCCGACTCGGCTGGAGTTCCATCGACGTGGGCTTCGCGCCGTTCGGGTTCGGTCAGGACACTTCGGAGCAACTCGGCATCCCTGGCATCAACCTCGATGAACGGACATCGGGCATGGTGACCATGTCGTTGCCGGATATGCGCGGCCTGGGAAGCGGCGGAGGTCCCCTGAGGCTCGACATGTCCGCCCTGCAGCTCACCGACAGCGTGACCCACGTTCGCGGGCGCCACACCGTCAAGAGCGGAGCAAGCCTGATCCTTCGCAAGCGCATCGTCGACACCTCGGGTCAGATCGGCCTGTTCGCGTTCAACTCCAGTCTCACGTCCAGCTGCGCGGGAAGGCAGGGAGGCTGCGCTCCCCTGCCGGCGAGCGGCTTCTCGTTTGCCGACCTGGTGCTCGGCTATCCATCGCTGTTCAATCGCGGGCTGCTCGAAGCGCCGTACACCGAGCGGCGGCCGGAGTGGGCCGGCTACCTGCAGGACGACTTCCGCGTCAGCGGCGGGCTCACGCTCAACCTCGGGGTGCGGTGGGATCTCTTCGTGCCCTACGCCGAGGACGACAATCGACAGTCAAACTTCGATACGTCCACAGGGCAGTTCGTCGTCGCCTCCGACGATGCCGTGCTTGCGGGTGTGGAGGTCGGCCGTCGCCTGCAGACCTACTCCAGGACGAATTTCGCGCCACGCATGGGATTCGCACATGACGTGAAGGGAGAGGGACGCACCGTCGTTCGTGGCGGCTTTGGCATGTTCTGGAACAGCCCGTTCACCGGGACGTCCGGGTCGAAGGGCCAGAACCCCCCATTCCTTCTGGCCCAGACGCTGACGAACCCATCGCCCTTCGTGCCGACGATTTCGCTGTCGAGCGGTCGCATCCCTGCGACGCCGCTCACCGGAGGCACGTCGCGATCGAGCTTCGATCCGAACTTCCGCGATGGGTACGCGCAGCAGTGGAACCTCGGCGTCCAGCACCAGATCGGACGCAACTCGGTCGTGGACGTCGGCTACATCGGATCGCGCGGGCGCCAACTCGTCGTGCTCGTGGACGTCAACCAGGCGCGGGCCACGCTCGGTGTGGCGAACCCCAACGTCAACCGCCCGTTCTTTCGCGTCAACCCCACGCTCGCGAGCGTCGTCCAGTCGACGCCGAAGGGCACACTTGACTACCACGCCCTGCAGGCGCGGTTCGTAAGACGCTTCTCGGACGGACTATCCGTCCAGACCTCCTACACGTTCGCGAAGGCCATCGATCTGGATTCCGAGACGGATGGCCTCTCTCGCTTCCCGAACTCCTACGATCTCACCTACAATCGCGGCCCCGCGAACTACGACCTGCGGCATGTGCTGACGTCGAACTGGATCTACGTCCTTCCGTTCGCCAGGGACACGATGCTCGGCGGATGGCAAGTCAGCGGTATTCTGCTGGTGCGCTCAGGCTATCCGTTCACCGTGTTCCAGGACTCGAACCCGTCGTCGACCGTGACGGCTGGCTTCCCTCTGTATCGTCCCGACCGCATCGGGCCCGGCCACGTCGAGAACCCCACCGTCGACCGGTGGTTCGCCGTCGAGGACTTCATCAGGCCAACGGAGCCGACAGCGACATATGGCAGCTCCGGCCGGAACATCCTGCGGGGTCCCGGGCAGTTCACGATCGACGCATCCGTCGGCAAGCTCACGCGCGTCGGCAGGGTCGAGACCGAATTTCGCGTCGAGGCGTTCAACCTGCTGAACCAGCCGGCCTTTGCCAATCCGGCGAGCACCATCGGGACTGGCAACGTCGGAACCATCTCGAGCCTGCTGCCGTTCACCCCGATGCGACAGCTGCAATTCGTACTCAAGGCGAGGTTCTGA
- a CDS encoding heme-binding protein — protein sequence MTCKITLSLLLGVVLLPLSAHAQSDADCKNLPSHAQLKAAIDVAVGQEGSGLNLHMWATVVNRDGIVCAIAFSGTDRGAQWPGSRVISAQKASTANAFSLDSSAASGGSGGALALSTANLYSAVQPGGSLFGLQASNPVSTADAYKGPSDNYGQFNDPLVGEKVGGVNVFGGGLALYASVQNGPAQIVGGVGVSGDTSCADHNIAWRVRHNLELDYLHLVPGVAGLFQGDAAHPDNIIFDIVSNPGGGTGISPSGFGHPTCFKTVSGGLPAVR from the coding sequence ATGACGTGCAAGATCACGCTGAGCCTGCTTCTCGGAGTTGTCCTTCTGCCGCTGTCGGCCCACGCACAGAGCGACGCGGACTGCAAGAACCTTCCCTCTCACGCACAGCTCAAGGCAGCGATCGATGTGGCGGTGGGTCAGGAGGGGAGCGGGTTGAATCTGCACATGTGGGCGACCGTGGTCAACAGGGACGGGATCGTCTGCGCCATCGCCTTCTCCGGAACAGATCGCGGCGCGCAGTGGCCAGGCAGCCGCGTGATTTCGGCGCAGAAGGCGAGCACCGCGAATGCCTTCAGTCTGGATAGTTCCGCTGCCAGTGGCGGTTCCGGAGGTGCGCTGGCGCTCTCCACAGCGAACCTCTATTCGGCCGTACAACCCGGAGGCAGCCTCTTCGGCCTGCAGGCGAGCAATCCCGTGTCGACCGCCGACGCCTACAAGGGCCCCTCCGACAACTACGGACAATTCAACGATCCGCTGGTTGGTGAGAAAGTGGGCGGAGTGAATGTATTCGGAGGAGGGCTGGCCCTCTACGCGTCAGTACAGAACGGCCCGGCGCAGATTGTTGGAGGCGTTGGCGTCAGCGGTGATACGTCGTGTGCGGATCACAATATCGCCTGGCGGGTGCGGCACAACCTCGAGCTCGACTACCTGCACCTTGTCCCAGGCGTCGCTGGGCTCTTTCAAGGGGATGCGGCCCATCCCGACAACATCATCTTCGACATCGTCTCGAATCCCGGAGGCGGCACAGGAATCAGCCCGTCGGGCTTTGGTCACCCGACGTGCTTCAAGACCGTCTCCGGCGGCCTGCCCGCAGTAAGGTAG